The Gracilibacillus caseinilyticus genome segment AGATTCTTGATTTTGTAATGCTGTTGATCATCATTTGACTGACGATTGGTTGTTTTTCTAGCATGTCTGACCATAAAGCGTCCATTACATAGCCTACTTTCTATATAGTTTGATGATTACTTTAGTTCTGCAATATACATGAAAGAAGAGGATGGATTAGTTTCCATCGCTAATCGATCCTCTTTTACTCTCTAGGTATACAGGTTAATCAAGAGCCCCTTGATTTCCCCTATTAAATCCAATATCTGAATAGAATTTTTCTCTTGATCCAGCATAGACTCCGATAATTCAACCAGTTTTTGATCGACTTCTTCGACGATCGTCAGCTTACGATTATCACCATCAAGCAAAAAACTGTGCGATTGCTTTAAAGCAATTCCATGGTCGACAGCTTCTTTGACGAATCGTTTCACCATGCGCTTGTAAGTAGCTACATCCTTAAATGATCGAAAACGGGCAATTTTTTTCCCTTGTGCCGTTAATTCACTCATTAGTTTTTGTAATTCTGCTTGTTTTAACTGAGTTGATTGTTGTTTTACGATGGCATCAAATCGTTGAGATGGTGGTCGTTGCTGCTGTTCTTTTTTATTGAGAGCCTCCAGCTGCGTTCGGATCTCTTGGCTAATCTTCATAGTTAGCGAAACCTACCTTTTAATATTGATGAAATGATTCGACAGGTACAACAAAGACTGTTGCACCTCCAACCTCTACATTAACAGGTCGAGGGATATAAGAGTCAGCATTTCCTCCCATTGGTGATACTGGTGATACCATCTGTTCTCGTCTACTGCAATTATCACGGATAATTTCTAGTGCCTGATCAACATATTCATCAGAGCAACCAATCATTAAGGTCGTATTTCCTTCTTTTAAAAACCCTCCAGTAGATGACAATTTGGTCGTTTTAAACTGTTTCTCACCCAGTGCGTCTACTAACCGATTACTATCCTTGTCTTGTACAACCGCCATTATTAACTTCACCGTTTGTCGCCTCCTTTTATTGGATACCTATGACTATAGATGTTCTTTAATTTTGTTATATGCTTGATCTTCTACTTCTAGTATACCAAAATTTGCATCAATTCTCTTGATTCGTTCTGGAAATTTTTCTAATAAAGTCATATAGGCTCGGTATACGTCTTGATGGAATGCCAATGATTCTAAATCCAAACGATTTTGTTCCCTGTCACTGTTCGTTGAAATCCGTTTTAGGCCATTTTCAGGCAGAATATCAAAAAACAATGTCAAATCCGGCATTTGATCTGCTATCGCAAATTGATTGATTTGAAATACCTCTTCTATCCCTATCCCCCTTGCCGCTCCTTGATAGACAAGACTGCTATCGACGAAACGATCACACAAGACGATCTTTCCAGCTTGGAGCGCTGGTATTACTTTTTCAACAAGATGCTGACGTCTCGCTGCCGCATATAATAAAGCTTCTGTTCGAGCATCCATCATTGTATTATTTGTGTCCAGAATCACCTCACGAATACTCTCTGAAATCGGAATTCCCCCTGGTTCTCTTGTTGCCAGAACAGGGTAGCCTTCAGTGATTAAACGTTCTGTTAACCTCTCTAATATTGTAGACTTACCTGCTCCTTCGCCACCTTCAAATGTAATAAACACGTTCATTCTCCTTCTGATCCATCAAATATATATAAACCGTTTTCTCTGTTAAGCGGTTGGATACTAATTTTTTCGTTCATTAGCTGCTTCACTTTCCTTACAGCTGACGTACTGATTTTTTCCCCTTTGACCAATAATGGAATTCCAGGCGGATAAGGTATAATTGCTTCTGCAGCAATTTCGCCAATAGCTTTTTCCCATGTGGACCAGCGCATCGATAAGGCCCGCATATCCGCGTAGGATCTGGCCAAACGTGTAATTTCTTCATGAAAATAATCGGTACTTTCTATTATTGTAGCATGATTTGATGAAAAACTTAATGCGTTATCGATCCGTAATACCTTTGCTTTCATCGTTGCGATCTCCAGAACTGGTTCCAGTCCTATTACCAGCAACAAGTGGTTGTCTGTTGTTAGTTCCGGATACATCTTCTCCTTCTGAAAAAGCTTTTTTACTTGATTCGTGTTTCCATTTATTATTCGTAAACTAATCTTCAGTGGATCATCACTTTCCTCCACTGTCCAGTGTGAAGAATCGCCTAGAAGACTGCGCAGCTTCATCACATACTGTTGTAACTGTTGATAGTGCTCTTCACTGAAATGTGCTAAATAATAGCGAGCCAAATCCAGACTTGCCATAATTGGATAGGATGGACTGCTTGATTGCAACATCTGCAAATAATAACGAAGCTTTTCTTGATCTACTCGTTCCGTTTGTACATGCAGGAAAGCTGCCATAGTAAACGCTGGTGTCATTTTGTGTGCAGAATGAATTACTATATCCGCCCCTAACTCTACCGCAGAGCGTTTTGGAACATGCGGAATAGAGAAATGGCAACCATGTGCCTCATCTACCAATACGATAATATTATGTTGATGTGCCATAAAAATCGCATCCTCTAACCGAAATGTTTCTCCAAAATAATCAGGGTATGTCAGCATCAAAGCTTTCGCTGCGGGATACTGTTCGATGGCTTGGTGTATAACATGTTGTGATGGATTTGTGTAGCGTTTTTTCACTCTATCGTATTGAGGTGGTAAGAAAATAGGTCGCACCCCAGCTAATTCCATTCCGTGCAAAATAGATTTATGGCAGTTTCGCTGCACCAACACTTCTTCTCCTGGCTGACAAGTAGCCATTATCATCGCTAGGTTCCCAACTGTACTTCCATTCACAAGAAAATAAGTGTTGCGCGATTGAAACCAATCAGATGCAAGCGCCTGGGCTTGCTCAATCACTCCATCCGGTGCGTGTAAATCATCTAATCCATCAAGCTCTGTCAAATCCATTTGCATATACTCAAGAAAATCTGATTTTGCAAATGAAACAAATACGTTTCCATTTTTATGCCCAGGAACATGGAAAGAATGATTATTTCTCACCTTATAACTTTTGATCGCTTGATAAAGCGGGATATCACTTTGGTTAAGCATCATCTTCATCATCTCTTTTACTTTACTATTCTATCTTAAATCCTCTTAATATCATTCAAATGATCAATAATCGTTTAACTTTATCCCTTCACTTATTTCAAAAAAAAATAGAATCACGAAGCGTGACTCCATTATATAGTATATGAAGATTGATTGATAGATCTTAATTTTTCTACATAGTATTGATAGCTTGCATCACTCGGATTTGTCGCTACGATCTCTTGTTCACACTCATGACAAATATAAAACCCGAAAAGTAAGATTCCTTCTGTTCTCATTTGTTTACATACTCCACAACAATGTATATTATTATTCCCCATTTGTCACACCTCCATTAGTTAGTATGACCAATCTATTAAAAAATATACAAAGTATACTAGATTTTTTCTATTTACTTTAATCGACATTTTTTCACTTTTTTCACGTGAAACATTTTAATTTATTATATTCTGTTATGTATGATTCGACATTTGTTATTCGGAAAATATCCTGAAGCTTCCCGTTCATAACGTTACTTATACTATCTTAGCATAGTCAAATAATATGTTATTATGAATGAAACTAATCCCGTTTCGTAAGAAGGTAGGATAATCCAGGTATTGCGTAAACACAAAATCCGTATAATTAAACCTATGTGTAGAGAATTTTTCAAAAGCAACTATAAACTAAATGGTTGGCCTACACTATAGACTGCCTTCTACCACTATTAAAAGATCTAATTTTACAAGCTACCTAATGGGCCCGCAACGATATATGCCTGTGTCTAATTCCTAGATAGTATCTACAGTGTGCAGGATACATTCATTTTGTCAAAATAGGACATATCATCTATTTAATAGCCCTCCTTTTAAGCATTGAAATTTATTCATCACACATTCCTAAAACAGGAAATCTCATTCGTATATTTTAAACAAAAAAACATCCCAGTCCTTCGACTGAGATGTTTTGGTTTGCCTGGCAACGTCCTACTCTTGCAGGGGCGCGAGCCCCAACTACCATGGGCGCTGAAGAGCTTAACTGCTGTGTTCGGCATGGGAACAGGTGTGACCTCTTCGCTATCGCTACCAGACCAACAAGGATGTTGGTCGATCGATGTTGTCACATGGATGTGACGATTTTAATCGATCATCCTATATTATTACATGGGTTTGCACCCTAAAAACTAGATAAGACAAGAGACAGACATCAACGAACCGTTGCACATCAGAAACATTTGTATAGATAAGTCCTCGATCTATTAGTATTCGTCAGCTTCACATGTCACCATGCTTCCACCTCGAACCTATCAACCTCATCGTCTCTGAGGGATCTTACTCACTTACGTGATGGGAAGTCTCATCTTGAGGGGGGCTTCATGCTTAGATGCTTTCAGCACTTATCCCTTCCACACGTAGCTACCCAGCGATGCTCTTGGCAGAACAACTGGTGCACCAGCGGTGTGTCCATCCCGGTCCTCTCGTACTAAGGACAGCTCCTCTCAAACTTCCAACGCCCACGACGGATAGGGACCGAACTGTCTCACGACGTTCTGAACCCAGCTCGCGTACCGCTTTAATGGGCGAACAGCCCAACCCTTGGGACCGACTACAGCCCCAGGATGCGATGAGCCGACATCGAGGTGCCAAACCTCCCCGTCGATGTGGACTCTTGGGGGAGATAAGCCTGTTATCCCCGGGGTAGCTTTTATCCGTTGAGCGACGGCCCTTCCATTCGGTACCGCCGGATCACTAAGCCCGACTTTCGTCCCTGCTCGACTTGTAGGTCTCGCAGTCAAGCTCCCTTCTGCCTTTGCACTCTGCGAATGATTTCCAACCATTCTGAGGGAACCTTTGGGCGCCTCCGTTACATTTTAGGAGGCGACCGCCCCAGTCAAACTGCCCACCTGACACTGTCTCCGAACCGGATCACGGTTCTGGGTTAGAAGGTCAATACAGCCAGGGTGGTATCCCACCGGCGCCTCCACGTAAGCTAGCGCTCACGTATCTCAGGCTCCCACCTATCCTGTACAAGCTGTACCAACATTCAATATCAGGCTACAGTAAAGCTCCACGGGGTCTTTCCGTCCTGTCGCGGGTAATGCGCATCTTCACGCATAGTATAATTTCACCGGGTCTCTCGTTGAGACAGTGCCCAAGTCGTTGCACCTTTCGTGCGGGTCGGAACTTACCCGACAAGGAATTTCGCTACCTTAGGACCGTTATAGTTACGGCCGCCGTTTACTGGGGCTTCGGTTCAACGCTTCGCTAATGCTAACGCATCCCCTTAACCTTCCAGCACCGGGCAGGTGTCAGCCCCTATACTTCGCCTTACGGCTTCGCAGAGACCTGTGTTTTTGCTAAACAGTCGCTTGGGCCTTTTCACTGCGGCTTCTCGCAAAAGAAGCACCCCTTCTCCCGAAGTTACGGGGTCATTTTGCCGAGTTCCTTAACGAGAGTTCTCCCGATCACCTTAGGATTCTCTCCTCGCCTACCTGTGTCGGTTTGCGGTACGGGCACCCTTTTCCTTGCTAGAGGCTTTTCTTGGCAGCGTGAAATCCGGAACTTCGGTACTATATTTCCCTCCTGATCACAGCTTGTGATTGCCAGACGGATTTGCCTATCTGACTCACTTACTGCTTCAACGCACACATCCAGTGGTGCGCATTCCTTATCCTTCTGCGTCCCCCCATCACTCAAACGGAATTGGGTGGTACAGGAATATCAACCTGTTGTCCATCGCCTACGCCTTTCGGCCTCGGCTTAGGCCCCGACTAACCCTGAGCGGACGAGCCTTCCTCAGGAAACCTTAGGCATTCGGTGAAGAAGATTCTCACTTCTTTTTCGCTACTCATACCGGCATTCTCACTTCTAAGCGCTCCACCAGTCCTCACGGTCTGACTTCGCTGCACTTAGAACGCTCTCCTACCATTGATCGTAGATCAATCCGTAGCTTCGGTGATACGTTTAGCCCCGGTATATTTTCGGCGCAGCGTCACTCGACCAGTGAGCTATTACGCACTCTTTAAATGATGGCTGCTTCTAAGCCAACATCCTGGTTGTCTATGCAACGCCACATCCTTTTCCACTTAACGTATACTTTGGGACCTTAGCTGACGGTCTGGGCTGTTTCCCTTTCGACTATGAACCTTATCACCCATAGTCTGACTCCCAAGGTAATATGATTGGCATTCGGAGTTTGACTGAATTCGGTAACCCGGTAAGGGCCCCTAGTCCAATCAGTGCTCTACCTCCAACATACATGCCTTGAGGCTAGCCCTAAAGCTATTTCGGAGAGAACCAGCTATCTCCGTGTTCGATTGGCATTTCACCCCTACCCACACCTCATCCCCGCACTTTTCAACGTGCGTGGGTTCGGGCCTCCAGTCAGTGTTACCTGACCTTCACCCTGGACATGGGTAGATCACACGGTTTCGGGTCTACGACCACCTACTAAAACGCCCTGTTCAGACTCGCTTTCGCTGCGGCTCCGTGTCTTCCACTTAACCTTGCAGGGGATCGTAACTCGCCGGTCCATTCTACAAAAGGTACGCCGTCACCCATAAAAGGGCTCCGACTACTTGTAGGCACACGGTTTCAGGTTCTCTTTCACTCCCCTCCCGGGGTGCTTTTCACCTTTCCCTCACGGTACTGGTTCACTATCGGTCACTAGGGAGTATTTAGCCTTGGGAGATGGTCCTCCCGGATTCCGACGGAATTTCACGTGTTCCGCCGTACTCAGGATCCACTCCGGAGGAAACACATTTTCGACTACAGGATTGTTACCTTCTATGATGGGCCTTTCCAGACCACTTCGTCTAATGTATTTCTTTGTAACTCCAAAGGAGTGTCCTACAACCCCAAAAAGCAAGCTTTTTGGTTTGGGCTAATTCCGTTTCGCTCGCCGCTACTCGGGAAATCGCGTTTGCTTTCTCTTCCTCCGGGTACTGAGATGTTTCAGTTCCCCGGGTCTGCCTCATTTATCCTATGGATTCAGATAAATGTTCTACTCCATGACGAGCAGAGGGTTTCCCCATTCGGAAATTCTCGGATCAAGGCCTACGTACGGCTCCCCGAGACATATCGGTGTTTGTCCCGTCCTTCATCGGCTCCTAGTGCCAAGGCATCCACCGTGCGCCCTTCTTCACTTAACTATACTTACTTTATTTCAATGAAAAGCGAGTTGGTTATTGTTTGATGTCTTGTCATCAGTTTCGTTTCCACAGCTGTCAAGCAGTTGCTTCCACGTCCTGATTACTCTTATCTAGTTTTCAAGGTACAAGTTCAAGAGAGTATTGATCTCTCAAAACTGAACCAAACAACCAAGTATGATTTGTCACCTTGTAAAAGGTGTTCCGTAATATGTCCAGCTACAGCACCCAGCGCCTAGCAAACTTCCTTCACCTCCGTACGATAAGTCAACATCA includes the following:
- the tmk gene encoding dTMP kinase — protein: MNVFITFEGGEGAGKSTILERLTERLITEGYPVLATREPGGIPISESIREVILDTNNTMMDARTEALLYAAARRQHLVEKVIPALQAGKIVLCDRFVDSSLVYQGAARGIGIEEVFQINQFAIADQMPDLTLFFDILPENGLKRISTNSDREQNRLDLESLAFHQDVYRAYMTLLEKFPERIKRIDANFGILEVEDQAYNKIKEHL
- a CDS encoding aminotransferase class I/II-fold pyridoxal phosphate-dependent enzyme, with amino-acid sequence MMLNQSDIPLYQAIKSYKVRNNHSFHVPGHKNGNVFVSFAKSDFLEYMQMDLTELDGLDDLHAPDGVIEQAQALASDWFQSRNTYFLVNGSTVGNLAMIMATCQPGEEVLVQRNCHKSILHGMELAGVRPIFLPPQYDRVKKRYTNPSQHVIHQAIEQYPAAKALMLTYPDYFGETFRLEDAIFMAHQHNIIVLVDEAHGCHFSIPHVPKRSAVELGADIVIHSAHKMTPAFTMAAFLHVQTERVDQEKLRYYLQMLQSSSPSYPIMASLDLARYYLAHFSEEHYQQLQQYVMKLRSLLGDSSHWTVEESDDPLKISLRIINGNTNQVKKLFQKEKMYPELTTDNHLLLVIGLEPVLEIATMKAKVLRIDNALSFSSNHATIIESTDYFHEEITRLARSYADMRALSMRWSTWEKAIGEIAAEAIIPYPPGIPLLVKGEKISTSAVRKVKQLMNEKISIQPLNRENGLYIFDGSEGE
- a CDS encoding cyclic-di-AMP receptor; this encodes MKLIMAVVQDKDSNRLVDALGEKQFKTTKLSSTGGFLKEGNTTLMIGCSDEYVDQALEIIRDNCSRREQMVSPVSPMGGNADSYIPRPVNVEVGGATVFVVPVESFHQY
- a CDS encoding sigma factor G inhibitor Gin, yielding MGNNNIHCCGVCKQMRTEGILLFGFYICHECEQEIVATNPSDASYQYYVEKLRSINQSSYTI
- a CDS encoding YaaR family protein produces the protein MKISQEIRTQLEALNKKEQQQRPPSQRFDAIVKQQSTQLKQAELQKLMSELTAQGKKIARFRSFKDVATYKRMVKRFVKEAVDHGIALKQSHSFLLDGDNRKLTIVEEVDQKLVELSESMLDQEKNSIQILDLIGEIKGLLINLYT